A single region of the Lysinibacillus sp. B2A1 genome encodes:
- a CDS encoding heat-inducible transcriptional repressor HrcA, whose amino-acid sequence MLTNRQLQILQVIVDDFIMFAQPVGSRQISKKQEITFSPATIRNEMADLEELGFLEKTHTSSGRVPSEKGYRFYVDHLLSPQGINSRDIQQIQSIFNDRLVEVEHIIRKSANILSELTSYTSILLGPDVQRHRVKRFSIVPLSSDTAVAIIVTNNGHVENRMFSLPPGFTASELEKMVNILNERLIGVSLEELHTKLEAEVLAVLQQHVRSADDFIHSLVTATMHNSESKIFYGGKTNMFNQPEFHDLNKVRMILDLMEKNSQVQSLFHPNESGIQIRIGSENKQLEMENCSVITTTYSIGEDQQGAIAIIGPTRMDYKRVVALLDVLRLDLTQAFTKNRSD is encoded by the coding sequence ATGCTAACCAATCGGCAATTACAGATATTGCAAGTCATTGTAGACGACTTTATTATGTTTGCACAGCCGGTAGGTTCTCGCCAAATCTCCAAAAAGCAAGAGATTACATTTAGTCCAGCCACAATTCGAAATGAAATGGCGGATTTGGAGGAATTAGGTTTTTTAGAAAAAACACATACTTCCTCTGGTCGAGTGCCTTCGGAAAAGGGTTATAGATTTTATGTAGATCATTTGTTGAGTCCACAGGGGATTAATTCTAGGGATATTCAGCAAATCCAATCAATTTTTAATGATCGCCTAGTAGAAGTAGAGCATATTATCCGAAAGTCAGCCAATATTTTATCAGAGCTGACATCTTATACATCGATTCTTTTAGGACCTGATGTACAGAGACATCGTGTTAAACGATTCTCAATTGTGCCGCTCTCTAGTGATACAGCAGTAGCGATTATCGTAACGAATAACGGGCATGTGGAAAATCGTATGTTTAGTTTACCTCCTGGTTTTACCGCTTCTGAATTAGAGAAGATGGTTAATATTTTAAATGAACGCTTAATCGGTGTGTCATTAGAAGAACTTCATACAAAGCTTGAGGCTGAAGTATTAGCGGTTTTACAGCAGCATGTGAGATCTGCGGATGACTTTATCCACTCACTTGTTACAGCCACGATGCATAATTCGGAAAGTAAAATTTTCTATGGTGGAAAAACGAATATGTTCAATCAGCCCGAATTCCACGATTTAAATAAAGTCCGGATGATTTTGGACTTAATGGAAAAGAACAGCCAAGTGCAATCGCTTTTCCATCCTAATGAATCGGGCATTCAAATTCGTATAGGCTCAGAAAATAAACAACTAGAAATGGAAAACTGTAGTGTCATTACGACCACTTATTCAATTGGTGAAGATCAACAAGGGGCTATTGCGATTATTGGTCCAACACGGATGGATTACAAACGTGTTGTTGCTTTACTAGACGTATTGCGCTTGGATTTAACACAGGCCTTTACGAAGAATCGTAGTGATTGA